From the genome of Metabacillus schmidteae, one region includes:
- a CDS encoding tyrosine-type recombinase/integrase, with protein sequence MTQSTLKIKPLPHHLEQINEPLHGYWANDVWNVQECPILDKHYDWNRKLIFDKVHNLRLKNELKYYFYKGLKETRISITYAFMHYSPCLKIFTEFISRYYANLDSIIDIQKEKFLTEYRTFLVENGKSVEIVHRKKSSPWLSPTVQPSLYIRLFLQVYEFYYQLYDERDETDKDCWDVRKLNINYNNTISRYSLDFSKVPQPYRQLFKKYIKTRLVVQQSISFSTAICYLNRLSFFFTFLKGKHPEWKELNQLSRMDIEEYIEYLRHSTIKKGKYLINPDHNYVNRFLIDLKTFISYIQKFEWEEAPTKSVISLLSIEDIPKKKRAKADEIKYIPDEVWEQLIYHINQLSSDHIPIILLMEATGFRISDVLSLKIDCLVNQEDGWWIIGDQRKVSYKNHKVPISEEIANVVLAQQELTKKRSTLDTNPKKYLFPTLKGKRMGNPISQDSIKLNLNKLANRCNIKDKDGEIYWFKNHAFRHRYGVNLINNGMNILHVQKLMAHASPEMTLVYAQIHDQTLRDEWEKARDIGAVRLDTHGEVIVANLAQQAEENGVELEWIRHNMDSIRLDHGFCVKSPKLHCDFLEQTLEPPCIKNNCRSFHVDKTFLDYYQEQISKMEADIGVYKKSGRLRSVELIEPKLKRYKELANGLLHTGGIFGLDKTRREYVGDEREKVMQNV encoded by the coding sequence ATGACACAGAGTACATTGAAAATAAAACCCCTTCCCCACCATCTGGAACAGATAAATGAACCATTACATGGATATTGGGCAAATGATGTATGGAATGTACAAGAATGTCCCATCCTGGATAAACATTATGATTGGAATAGAAAATTGATTTTTGATAAGGTACACAATCTTAGATTGAAAAATGAATTAAAATACTATTTTTATAAGGGATTAAAGGAGACAAGGATTTCGATTACCTATGCTTTCATGCATTATTCTCCATGTCTTAAAATTTTTACAGAATTCATCTCTCGATACTATGCCAATTTAGATTCTATTATTGATATACAGAAGGAAAAGTTTCTAACAGAATATCGAACATTTCTTGTAGAGAATGGAAAATCAGTTGAAATTGTACACCGGAAAAAGTCATCACCATGGTTGTCACCAACAGTTCAACCATCTTTGTATATTAGACTCTTTCTTCAAGTTTATGAATTTTATTATCAGCTTTATGATGAACGTGATGAAACAGACAAGGATTGTTGGGATGTACGAAAATTGAATATTAATTATAACAATACAATTAGTAGATATTCATTAGACTTTTCGAAGGTTCCACAACCTTATAGACAATTATTTAAAAAATATATAAAGACTCGCCTAGTTGTTCAGCAATCCATTAGCTTTTCTACAGCAATATGTTATTTAAATAGACTTTCGTTTTTCTTCACCTTTTTGAAGGGTAAACATCCTGAGTGGAAAGAATTAAACCAGCTATCCAGAATGGATATTGAGGAGTACATTGAATACTTGCGACATTCCACTATTAAAAAGGGAAAATATTTAATTAATCCAGATCACAATTATGTAAATCGTTTTTTAATAGACCTTAAAACGTTTATCTCATACATACAGAAATTCGAATGGGAAGAAGCTCCGACAAAGTCAGTAATTTCACTATTGTCAATTGAAGATATCCCTAAAAAGAAAAGAGCAAAAGCTGATGAAATTAAATATATCCCGGATGAAGTATGGGAACAGTTAATTTACCATATTAACCAACTTTCCTCAGATCATATACCTATAATTCTTCTAATGGAAGCTACAGGTTTTCGAATAAGTGACGTTTTATCACTTAAAATTGACTGCTTAGTAAATCAAGAAGATGGCTGGTGGATTATCGGAGATCAAAGAAAAGTAAGTTATAAAAATCATAAAGTTCCTATTTCAGAGGAAATTGCAAATGTGGTCCTAGCGCAGCAAGAACTTACAAAAAAGAGATCAACTTTGGACACGAACCCTAAGAAATATTTGTTTCCAACACTTAAAGGGAAAAGGATGGGTAATCCCATATCGCAAGATTCCATTAAGTTGAACCTTAATAAACTAGCTAACAGATGTAATATTAAGGACAAAGATGGAGAAATTTATTGGTTTAAAAATCATGCGTTCCGACACCGTTACGGTGTTAATTTGATTAATAACGGAATGAATATTCTTCATGTTCAAAAACTGATGGCTCATGCCAGTCCTGAAATGACGTTAGTCTATGCCCAAATTCATGATCAAACACTCCGTGATGAATGGGAAAAGGCTCGCGATATTGGCGCAGTAAGACTAGATACACATGGAGAAGTTATTGTCGCTAATTTAGCTCAACAGGCTGAAGAAAACGGAGTTGAACTGGAATGGATACGTCATAACATGGACTCCATTCGTTTAGATCATGGGTTTTGTGTAAAAAGCCCTAAACTTCATTGTGATTTTCTTGAACAGACATTAGAACCACCCTGTATTAAAAACAACTGCCGAAGTTTTCACGTTGACAAGACGTTTCTCGACTATTACCAAGAACAGATATCTAAAATGGAAGCTGATATTGGAGTATACAAAAAATCCGGAAGGTTACGTTCCGTTGAGTTAATTGAGCCCAAATTAAAAAGATATAAAGAATTAGCAAATGGTTTACTACATACTGGTGGTATCTTTGGTTTAGATAAAACCAGGCGTGAGTATGTTGGAGATGAACGTGAGAAGGTGATGCAAAATGTCTAA
- a CDS encoding DUF6262 family protein — translation MSNENPNTEGIIKHAKLKTEKTIQKVEEAIKKMIKKQIKINFNSVSAESGVSKAFLYRNTELRERIETLRNQQEGLPSIKQAKRNMSDASKDVIISSLRKRIKDLEKENKEIKEQMKIKFGKIYEGI, via the coding sequence ATGTCTAATGAAAACCCAAATACCGAAGGTATTATAAAACATGCAAAGTTAAAAACGGAAAAGACCATTCAAAAAGTTGAAGAAGCGATCAAAAAGATGATAAAAAAACAAATAAAAATCAATTTTAACTCTGTTTCTGCAGAATCAGGGGTTTCAAAAGCATTTCTATACAGAAATACAGAACTCCGAGAACGAATCGAAACACTTCGCAATCAACAAGAAGGTCTCCCTTCAATAAAACAAGCTAAAAGAAATATGAGTGACGCATCTAAAGATGTAATTATTTCTTCCTTACGGAAGAGAATCAAAGATTTAGAGAAGGAAAATAAAGAAATTAAAGAACAAATGAAAATTAAATTTGGGAAGATTTATGAGGGAATTTAA
- a CDS encoding YrvL family regulatory protein, producing the protein MVICTSIVLIILFGITFFEYIFLRLLGLQYNSISALVFFFVMYVFLEIPLSLITNAIPKALRSVGIIQSSNGWLSFILNTGLTFVLMELLDTFMVNIEIASQGSLIFALISGFFNWTLRENDKEPPDIDSKDFKEIENKFGSQK; encoded by the coding sequence ATAGTTATCTGTACATCTATCGTACTAATAATTTTGTTTGGTATTACCTTTTTTGAATACATATTTTTAAGGTTACTCGGATTACAATATAATTCAATCAGTGCTTTAGTATTTTTCTTTGTTATGTATGTATTCCTTGAAATACCTCTCTCACTCATTACAAATGCGATACCAAAAGCTTTGAGATCTGTTGGTATTATTCAATCAAGCAACGGCTGGTTGTCATTTATTTTGAATACAGGTCTCACTTTTGTGTTAATGGAGTTACTCGATACATTTATGGTGAATATTGAGATTGCTTCGCAAGGTTCACTCATATTTGCATTGATTTCTGGATTTTTTAATTGGACATTAAGAGAAAATGATAAAGAACCACCAGATATTGATAGCAAAGACTTCAAGGAAATAGAGAATAAATTTGGCTCTCAAAAGTAA